One segment of Ricinus communis isolate WT05 ecotype wild-type chromosome 8, ASM1957865v1, whole genome shotgun sequence DNA contains the following:
- the LOC8276327 gene encoding nascent polypeptide-associated complex subunit alpha-like protein 1, giving the protein MTAETQEELAAQLEAQKILEEADKPVVEDEDDDEDEEDDDDDDDDDKDDDEAEGQHDGDVSGRSKQSRSEKKSRKAMLKLGMKPIPGVSRVTVKKSKNILFVISKLDVFKSPTSDTYVIFGEAKIEDLSSQLQTQAAEQFKAPDLSHVISKPETSAMAQDDEEVDETGVEPKDIELVMTQAGVSRSKAVKALKAADGDIVSAIMELTN; this is encoded by the exons ATGACTGCTGAGACTCAAGAGGAGCTCGCCGCTCAGCTCGAAGCTCAAAAGATCCTCGAGGAG GCTGATAAGCCTGTGGTtgaggatgaagatgatgatgaggatgaggaagatgatgatgatgatgatgatgatgacaaagatgatgatgaagctGAGG GACAACATGATGGAGATGTAAGTGGTAGATCAAAGCAAAGccggagtgaaaagaagaGTCGGAAAGCAATGTTGAAGCTTGGAATGAAACCTATTCCTGGTGTTAGTCGGGTTACTGTCAAAAAGAGCAAGAAT ATTTTATTTGTCATTTCAAAGCTTGATGTTTTCAAGAGCCCAACATCAGACACTTATGTGATCTTTGGCGAGGCTAAGATTGAGGACTTGAGCTCACAGCTACAAACACAGGCTGCAGAGCAATTTAAGGCTCCAGATCTCAGCCATGTGATTTCCAAGCCTGAGACTTCAGCCATGGCTCAGGATGATGAAGAGGTGGATGAAACTGGAGTGGAGCCAAAGGATATTGAATTGGTGATGACACAGGCGGGAGTCTCTAGGTCAAAGGCCGTAAAGGCTTTGAAGGCTGCGGATGGAGACATAGTTTCTGCCATCATGGAGCTTACCAACTGA
- the LOC8276328 gene encoding transcription termination factor MTERF8, chloroplastic, whose amino-acid sequence MQKKYLSITVLYHKMANNQIRNLLSHIQKRFFISSVTLSSTPLSATSSSSFTVHYLLKSCGLPLESAISVSEKLQLDAKNQQRTQSVVDLLKSHNFSDTQLVKLIEKRPAVLQCKAQENIQPKFEYLIKQGFKGKLLPELILSNPVILRRALDSHIKPSFEFLKSVLDSNDKIVAAIRRSSWLLTFDLKGTMQPNVEFLLKEGVPAYGIEKMILLQPRAIMQKHDRMVYAVNAVKNLGLEPKSRMFIHAVRVIISMSELTWKKKFEMMKSMGWNEEEILSAFKRDPLCLACSEEKIKNAMDFYLNTMKLKPHVIIAYPKFLMYAIDTRLRPRYNVLKVLESKKLIEGDKKIEWLLTINEKTFLQQYVIKYVDKVPGITEMYLGTRKLKR is encoded by the coding sequence ATGCAAAAAAAATATCTGAGCATTACTGTCCTATATCACAAAATGGCtaataatcaaataagaaaCCTGTTATCTCATATACAAAAACGTTTCTTTATATCATCTGTAACTTTGTCTTCCACACCATTGTCCGCcacttcttcttcatcatttACAGTTCATTACCTATTGAAGTCATGTGGGCTTCCTTTAGAATCTGCAATTTCAGTCTCTGAGAAGTTACAGCTTGATGCTAAGAACCAACAGAGGACACAATCTGTAGTCGATCTCTTGAAATCTCACAATTTCAGTGATACCCAGTTGGTCAAATTGATTGAAAAGCGGCCTGCAGTTCTTCAATGCAAAGctcaagaaaatattcaaCCCAAATTTGAGTACTTGATAAAACAAGGGTTTAAAGGTAAGCTTCTTCCTGAGCTTATTTTGTCAAATCCTGTAATTTTAAGAAGAGCTTTagattctcatattaaacctTCTTTTGAGTTCTTGAAATCAGTTCTTGATAGTAATGACAAAATTGTAGCTGCTATCAGACGTTCTTCATGGTTGTTGACATTTGATTTGAAAGGTACCATGCAACCAAATGTTGAATTTTTACTAAAAGAGGGAGTGCCTGCTTATGGTATTGAAAAAATGATTTTACTGCAGCCTAGAGCTATAATGCAAAAACATGATAGGATGGTTTATGCAGTTAATGCTGTTAAGAATCTAGGTCTTGAACCGAAATCTCGAATGTTTATACATGCCGTCAGAGTGATTATATCGATGAGTGAGTTGACTTGgaagaagaaatttgagatgatGAAGAGCATGGGGTGGAATGAGGAGGAGATTTTATCAGCTTTTAAGCGAGATCCACTTTGTTTGGCTTGTTCAGaagaaaaaatcaagaatGCAATGGATTTCTACTTGAATACTATGAAGTTGAAACCGCATGTTATTATTGCTTATCCCAAGTTTCTTATGTATGCAATTGATACAAGGCTTCGTCCAAGGTATAATGTTTTGAAAGTTTTGGAGTCAAAGAAGCTGATTGAAGGGGACAAGAAGATCGAGTGGTTGCTGACAATAAATGAGAAGACTTTCCTGCAGCAATATGTTATTAAGTATGTGGATAAAGTCCCAGGTATAACGGAAATGTACCTTGGTACCAGAAAATTAAAGAGATAG
- the LOC8276330 gene encoding pentatricopeptide repeat-containing protein At2g19280, with the protein MKGSISRSNITSKLKLARNKKPSSRFFSSSTLSLREKEEDKDIIYSKFGLLSEPKSKRIDFLIPEYQNPEAKCVWSLGCSTRFITDLSQVSVLGVLNDLFGESFNAAFALYFFRLSQCCSGLEHTIRSLCRLIHILVYGKRNYRVMDLILFLVRNIGGAVGEEELCDLLFKLVYDTGFGTKDLETVYSMLVDCYVTESKVSLALNLIHEIKLLNIFPSMGVCNSLLKALLRSHQLDLAWDILEGMQSFGMHLNASILSLFIESYCAEGNIQSGWKILMEMKNYGIKADVIAYTIVIDALCKISCVKVATSLLFKMIHCGISVDSVSVSSVIDGYCKKGRSDKAINLLNFFNVRPNIFVYSSFMTKLCKDGNMLEASKTFQEMSEFGLYPDCFCYTIIIGGYCKVGDINKAFQYLGEMLKFGITPSVTTYTLLINACCKSGDMAMAEYLLQRMMLEGLIPDVVTFNCLIDGFGKKGYLQKAFELLDIMRSAGMSPDTVTYNALIHSLIARGYPNEAKDILHELIRRGLSPDVMTFTDVIDGFSKKGNFEEAFLVWSYMSERHVKPDVVTCSALLNGYCRARRMDEANALFLKMLDAGLKPDLVLYNNLIHGFCSAGNMNAACNLVAMMIDDGFLPNITTHRAFALGFEKKWVKNPELHASLKLKQILLTHSTCLDVDEHLAMMQQPLS; encoded by the coding sequence ATGAAGGGTTCAATCTCAAGAAGCAATATAACATCAAAGCTGAAGCTTGCAAGAAACAAGAAACCATCATCCAGATTTTTCTCATCATCTACATTATCTCTTCGTGAGAAGGAAGAGGATAAGGATATCATTTATTCTAAATTTGGTCTTTTGTCAGAACCCAAGTCGAAAAGAATTGATTTTTTGATTCCTGAATATCAGAATCCAGAGGCAAAATGTGTCTGGAGCTTGGGTTGTAGTACTAGGTTTATTACTGATTTGAGTCAGGTTAGTGTTCTTGGTGTTCTCAATGATCTTTTTGGGGAGAGTTTTAATGCTGCATTTGCTCTTTACTTCTTTAGGTTGTCTCAGTGTTGCTCTGGGTTGGAGCATACAATTCGATCACTATGTAGATTGATACATATTTTGGTTTATGGAAAGAGGAATTATAGAGTGATGGACTTGATTCTATTTCTTGTGAGAAATATTGGTGGAGCAGTTGGTGAGGAGGAATTGTGTGATTTACTTTTCAAATTGGTATATGATACTGGGTTCGGAACTAAGGATTTGGAAACTGTATACAGTATGCTTGTTGACTGTTATGTTACTGAGAGCAAAGTGAGTTTGGCTCTTAACTTGATACATGAAATTAAGTTACTTAACATCTTTCCTTCAATGGGGGTTTGTAATTCACTGCTGAAGGCATTATTGAGATCGCATCAGTTGGACTTGGCATGGGATATATTAGAAGGAATGCAGAGCTTCGGGATGCATTTGAATGCATCTATCCTTAGCTTATTCATTGAAAGCTATTGTGCTGAAGGTAATATACAAAGTGGTTGGAAAATTCTTATGGAAATGAAGAACTATGGCATTAAGGCTGATGTAATTGCATACACAATTGTGATTGATGCACTTTGTAAAATTTCTTGTGTGAAAGTGGCTACTTCTTTGTTGTTTAAAATGATCCACTGTGGAATTTCGGTGGATTCAGTCTCAGTTTCTTCAGTTATTGATGGTTATTGTAAGAAGGGAAGATCAGATAAAGCAATAAATCTTCTAAATTTCTTCAACGTTAGACCTAATATTTTTGTGTATAGCAGCTTTATGACAAAGTTATGCAAAGATGGTAACATGCTTGAAGCCTCAAAAACTTTTCAGGAAATGTCCGAGTTTGGCCTGTATCCAGATTGTTTTTGTTATACTATTATAATCGGGGGTTACTGTAAAGTAGGAGACATAAATAAAGCTTTTCAATATCTAGGGGAAATGTTGAAGTTTGGGATCACACCATCTGTGACTACATATACATTACTTATCAATGCCTGTTGTAAGTCCGGAGACATGGCAATGGCAGAGTATTTATTGCAAAGGATGATGCTTGAGGGCTTGATACCTGATGTTGTTACATTCAACTGTCTAATTGATGGCTTTGGAAAGAAGGGGTATTTGCAAAAGGCCTTTGAGCTTTTGGATATTATGAGATCTGCTGGCATGTCTCCTGATACTGTGACCTATAATGCTCTCATTCACAGTCTTATTGCAAGAGGATATCCGAATGAGGCAAAAGATATATTACATGAGCTTATTAGGAGGGGTTTGTCGCCAGATGTGATGACTTTCACTGATGTCATAGATGGATTTTCAAAGAAGGGGAACTTTGAGGAAGCATTTCTAGTATGGTCCTACATGAGTGAGCGCCATGTGAAACCTGATGTTGTGACGTGCAGTGCTTTACTTAATGGATATTGTAGGGCGCGCCGTATGGATGAAGCTAATGCTCTATTTCTTAAGATGCTTGATGCTGGACTCAAACCAGATTTGGTATTATATAACAATCTCATACATGGATTTTGTAGTGCTGGCAATATGAATGCTGCATGCAACTTGGTAGCTATGATGATTGATGATGGTTTTCTCCCCAATATTACTACCCATCGGGCATTTGCACTTGGGTTTGAGAAGAAGTGGGTGAAAAATCCTGAGCTACATGCATCTTTGAAACTGAAACAGATTCTGCTGACACATAGTACTTGTCTTGATGTCGATGAGCATCTAGCAATGATGCAGCAACCTCTCAGCTAA